From the Nodularia sp. NIES-3585 genome, one window contains:
- a CDS encoding MBL fold metallo-hydrolase, with product MSRIENQFTVEFWGVRGSIPSPGPHTVRYGGNTPCVEMQVGGKRLIFDAGTGLHVLGQSLLCQMPLEGHIFFTHSHWDHMQGFPFFVPGFVEGNKFHIYGAIAPDGSTIEQRLNDQMLHPNFPVPLQIMQANLAFHDVKPGQPLQINDITVETAPLNHPGQAVGYRVNWRGGAAVYLTDTEHFPDRLDKNVLWLSRNADILIYDSTYTDEEYHSPKTPKIGWGHSTWQEAVKVAKAANVKTLVIYHHDPAHNDDFLDRVGEQASQAFPGAIMARERMVLQVPTSVPLSESFPLSKFSV from the coding sequence ATGTCCAGGATAGAGAACCAATTTACCGTAGAATTTTGGGGCGTTCGCGGGAGCATCCCTAGTCCAGGTCCACACACTGTTCGTTATGGCGGTAATACCCCTTGCGTTGAGATGCAAGTGGGCGGTAAACGCTTAATTTTTGATGCTGGTACAGGACTACACGTTTTGGGGCAATCTTTATTGTGCCAGATGCCCTTAGAAGGTCATATATTTTTTACCCACTCCCACTGGGATCATATGCAGGGCTTTCCCTTTTTTGTTCCAGGGTTTGTCGAGGGTAATAAATTTCACATTTATGGCGCGATCGCTCCTGATGGTTCCACCATAGAACAGCGTTTGAATGACCAGATGCTTCACCCCAATTTTCCTGTACCTTTACAAATCATGCAGGCAAATCTGGCATTCCACGACGTTAAACCAGGGCAACCATTACAAATTAATGATATTACCGTAGAAACAGCACCGCTGAACCATCCAGGTCAGGCGGTCGGCTACCGAGTTAACTGGCGTGGTGGTGCGGCTGTTTACTTAACTGATACTGAACATTTTCCTGACAGACTGGATAAAAATGTCCTATGGCTATCCCGGAATGCGGATATCTTAATTTATGATTCCACTTATACCGATGAAGAATACCATTCACCCAAAACGCCGAAAATTGGCTGGGGACATTCTACTTGGCAAGAAGCTGTAAAAGTAGCCAAAGCTGCTAATGTCAAAACATTGGTAATTTATCACCATGATCCTGCTCACAACGATGATTTTTTGGATCGTGTAGGGGAACAAGCATCTCAGGCATTTCCCGGTGCAATTATGGCACGAGAAAGAATGGTTCTCCAGGTTCCCACTTCAGTTCCCTTATCAGAATCTTTTCCTCTGAGCAAGTTCTCTGTGTAA
- a CDS encoding bifunctional riboflavin kinase/FAD synthetase, translating into MLNLSKNGHSMWVASSAKEMLKPTAVALGKFDGVHLGHHRVIQPILPPALDETRREDGENVPKYSSTSPTPPQEQTYSTVVTFDPHPLEFFTGQPRPLLTPLDEKIQQLRSLGVEQLVLLPFDKELSALSPQDFVEQILVKQLQCRRISVGQDFCFGKQRRGTAKDLQLLAAKYHIPVTIVSLQTYTDKAPTQEAPISTSLIRHYLESGDIKNANLLLGRPYNLIGTVIPGQQMGRTIGFPTANLQLPKEKFVPRQGVYAVRADILSQTPDATTPHQSLGVMNIGNRPTVNGSNLSVEVHLFDWSSDLYGKKLVVQLVEFLRPEQKFPSLEDLKTQIQLDCTVARELLRAEC; encoded by the coding sequence ATGCTCAATTTGTCTAAAAATGGACATTCTATGTGGGTTGCTTCCTCGGCAAAAGAAATGCTTAAGCCAACTGCTGTGGCTCTGGGCAAATTTGATGGCGTGCATCTTGGTCATCACAGAGTTATTCAACCAATTTTGCCGCCAGCATTGGATGAAACCAGACGAGAAGATGGGGAGAACGTACCAAAATACTCTTCCACCTCACCAACCCCACCACAAGAACAGACATACTCGACAGTTGTCACCTTTGATCCTCATCCACTGGAATTTTTTACAGGTCAACCACGGCCTTTATTAACACCACTGGATGAAAAAATCCAACAATTGCGATCGCTAGGAGTAGAACAACTTGTACTGCTACCCTTTGACAAAGAATTATCTGCTTTATCTCCCCAAGATTTTGTCGAGCAGATTCTCGTCAAACAACTCCAATGTCGGCGAATTAGTGTAGGGCAAGATTTTTGTTTTGGCAAACAGCGACGTGGTACTGCTAAAGACTTGCAATTACTAGCTGCCAAATACCATATCCCCGTCACCATCGTTTCCTTACAAACTTATACAGACAAAGCTCCCACCCAGGAGGCTCCCATTAGCACTTCACTGATCCGTCACTACTTAGAAAGTGGCGACATCAAAAATGCCAACCTCCTACTAGGGCGACCTTACAACCTCATTGGTACTGTTATCCCAGGTCAACAAATGGGACGAACTATTGGTTTTCCTACCGCCAACCTGCAATTACCAAAGGAAAAATTTGTCCCCCGCCAAGGTGTCTATGCAGTCCGGGCTGATATTTTGAGCCAGACACCAGATGCAACTACTCCACATCAGAGCTTGGGTGTGATGAATATAGGGAACCGCCCCACAGTGAATGGTAGCAACTTATCTGTAGAAGTGCATCTATTCGATTGGTCTAGTGATTTATATGGCAAAAAATTGGTTGTGCAGCTAGTGGAGTTTTTGCGCCCCGAACAGAAATTTCCTTCCCTAGAAGACCTGAAAACACAAATTCAACTGGACTGTACTGTTGCTAGAGAACTTTTGAGGGCTGAATGCTGA
- a CDS encoding MoxR family ATPase: MRDKIDTLTQNLARTIVGKNEAIRLVLVALLGGGHALLEDVPGVGKTLLAKSLARSLDGKFQRLQCTPDLLPTDITGTNIWNPKSGEFTFLSGPVFANILLADEINRATPRTQSALLEVMEEHQVTVDGVSRVVPQPFFVIATQNPIEYQGTFPLPEAQMDRFMLSLSLGYPGATEELKMLQNLQKGVSFTDLQPCLTLAEVAELRKICSQVRVETSLQEYILELVRSTRQDEEITLGVSPRGSVALQKATQALAFLLGRDYAIPDDVKFLVPHVLCHRLITRGGRNPRTVVERLLRSVPIP, encoded by the coding sequence ATGAGAGATAAAATTGACACCCTCACACAAAATCTGGCTCGTACCATCGTGGGCAAAAACGAAGCCATCCGCTTAGTCCTAGTCGCCCTGTTAGGTGGGGGTCATGCACTGCTAGAAGATGTCCCTGGAGTCGGCAAAACGCTCCTCGCTAAATCCTTAGCCCGTTCACTGGATGGCAAATTTCAACGCCTACAATGTACCCCCGATTTACTACCCACTGACATCACTGGTACGAATATTTGGAACCCCAAAAGCGGCGAATTTACTTTTCTGTCTGGGCCAGTATTTGCCAATATCCTGTTAGCCGACGAAATTAACCGCGCCACACCCCGCACCCAGTCGGCTTTGCTGGAAGTAATGGAAGAGCATCAAGTCACAGTTGATGGTGTTTCTCGTGTAGTTCCTCAGCCGTTCTTTGTCATTGCTACCCAGAACCCCATAGAATATCAAGGCACATTTCCCTTACCAGAAGCCCAGATGGATCGGTTCATGTTGTCCTTAAGTTTGGGCTATCCTGGCGCTACAGAAGAACTAAAGATGCTGCAAAACCTGCAAAAAGGTGTGAGTTTTACTGATTTGCAGCCTTGTCTGACCTTGGCAGAAGTAGCTGAATTGCGTAAAATCTGTTCCCAGGTAAGAGTGGAAACTTCTTTGCAAGAATACATTCTCGAACTAGTCCGGTCAACAAGGCAGGATGAAGAAATTACTTTGGGTGTAAGTCCCCGTGGTAGTGTGGCATTACAAAAGGCTACCCAAGCGTTAGCTTTTCTGTTAGGGCGTGATTACGCTATTCCCGATGACGTGAAATTTCTCGTCCCTCACGTTCTCTGTCATCGCCTAATTACCAGGGGAGGGCGCAATCCTAGAACTGTAGTTGAGCGATTATTAAGGTCAGTTCCTATTCCTTAA
- a CDS encoding type II toxin-antitoxin system RelE/ParE family toxin: MRFSNEFEEQLYKLSKRFRNIRLQQGSVLGDRIGGIGEEYVVYTARVRNSNIQKGKSAGYRLIYQVESPTSILLLTIYSKSDREDIGVNEIRDIVTEFST, encoded by the coding sequence ATTCGATTCTCTAATGAATTTGAAGAGCAACTTTACAAACTCTCAAAAAGATTTCGCAATATTCGCTTACAACAAGGTAGTGTTCTAGGAGATAGGATTGGCGGCATTGGTGAGGAATATGTTGTGTATACAGCGAGAGTTCGCAACAGTAATATCCAAAAAGGTAAAAGTGCTGGATACCGCTTAATTTATCAAGTTGAATCACCTACAAGTATTTTGCTACTCACAATTTATTCCAAGTCTGACCGAGAAGATATTGGTGTCAATGAAATCCGAGATATTGTGACTGAATTTTCTACTTAA
- a CDS encoding diheme cytochrome c produces MSNLVKRKFRKRQLKRRPLGLIVVILAWSLAMGWLLSLATSAHSATPNSEIGTVDVVPAQYQLGKQLYLDNCSTCHIAVPPEVLPSQTWRNLLQDSQHYGAQLTPLIDPPRILVWRYLSTFSRIQLQDEATPYRVNSSRYFKALHPQVDLPRPVEISSCVSCHPGARDFNFRQLSGEWGVGSGE; encoded by the coding sequence ATGTCAAATCTAGTTAAACGTAAATTCCGAAAACGTCAACTCAAACGCCGTCCCTTGGGCTTAATTGTGGTAATTTTAGCTTGGAGTCTAGCTATGGGCTGGCTGCTTTCCCTGGCAACTAGCGCTCACAGTGCTACTCCTAATTCGGAAATTGGCACGGTTGACGTAGTACCTGCACAATATCAGTTAGGGAAACAACTATATTTAGATAACTGTTCCACTTGTCACATAGCTGTCCCCCCAGAAGTTTTACCCTCCCAAACCTGGAGAAATCTTTTACAAGACTCACAGCACTACGGCGCACAACTTACTCCTTTAATCGATCCTCCCCGGATACTGGTTTGGAGATATCTTTCTACTTTCTCTCGTATACAGCTACAAGACGAAGCCACACCCTATCGCGTCAATTCTTCACGTTATTTTAAGGCTTTGCACCCCCAAGTCGATTTACCCCGTCCTGTTGAAATCAGCAGTTGTGTGAGTTGTCATCCGGGCGCGAGGGATTTTAATTTTCGCCAGTTGAGTGGGGAGTGGGGAGTCGGGAGTGGGGAGTAG
- the secA gene encoding preprotein translocase subunit SecA: MLKLLLGDPNARKLKKYQPYISEINLLEEDIEALSDEELKGKTGEFQERLAKGETLDDILPEAFAVVREAGRRVLGLRHFDVQLLGGVILHSGQIAEMKTGEGKTLVATLPSYLNALTGKGVHVITVNDYLARRDAEWMGQVHRFMGLSVGLIQSSMIPSERQKNYECDITYVTNSEVGFDYLRDNMATSMADVVQRPFNYCVIDEVDSILVDEARTPLIISGQVERPTEKYLQAAEIASRLQIDEHYEVDEKARNVLLTDEGFAESENLLGVTDLFDPEDPWAHFMFNAIKAKELFLKDKHYIVGNKEVVIVDEFTGRVLPGRRWSDGLHQAIEAKEHVDIQPETQTLATITYQNLFLLYPKLGGMTGTAKTEEPEFEKIYKLEVAVIPTNRIRRRQDWPDMVFKTEPGKWRAIAGECAEMHELGRPVLVGTTSVEKSEYLSQLLKQMEIPHELLNARPENVEREAEIVAQAGRRGALTIATNMAGRGTDIILGGNSEYMARLKLREYFMPRVVKPEDEDVFGVQRAAGLPTGHGGGQGFVPGKKIKTWRASPEIFPTELTKETEQLLKDAVEVAVREYGERSLPELEAEDKVAVAAEKAPIDDPVILRLREAYKRVKEEYEQFTESEHNEVIELGGLHVIGTERHESRRIDNQLRGRAGRQGDPGSTRFFLSLEDNLLRIFGGDRVAGLMNAFQVEEDMPIESGMLTRSLEGAQKKVETYYYDIRKQVFEYDEVMNNQRRAIYAERRRVLEGQDLKEQVIKYAEKTMDEIVDFYINPDLPSEEWELEKLVDKVKEFVYLLADMEPSQLEDMSVSEIKAFLHEQVRIAYDLKEAQIDQIQPGLMRQAERFFILQRIDTLWREHLQQMDALRESVGLRGYGQKDPLIEYKSEGYELFLDMMVNIRRDVVYSLFMFQPQQSAPVTQPSSEMV, from the coding sequence ATGCTAAAACTTTTGTTGGGCGATCCCAACGCTCGTAAGCTTAAAAAATACCAACCTTACATTAGTGAAATTAACCTCTTAGAGGAAGACATTGAAGCCCTTTCCGATGAGGAGTTAAAAGGTAAAACCGGAGAATTTCAAGAGCGACTGGCTAAAGGCGAAACGCTGGATGATATTCTGCCAGAAGCCTTTGCTGTGGTTAGAGAAGCCGGACGGCGAGTCTTGGGGTTGCGACATTTTGATGTCCAGCTATTAGGCGGTGTCATCCTCCACTCTGGGCAAATTGCGGAAATGAAAACCGGGGAAGGTAAAACTTTGGTTGCTACCTTACCGAGTTATCTAAATGCTCTGACTGGTAAAGGTGTACACGTAATTACAGTTAACGACTACCTGGCTCGTCGGGATGCTGAATGGATGGGACAGGTGCATCGGTTTATGGGTTTGAGTGTGGGGCTGATTCAGTCGAGCATGATTCCCAGTGAACGCCAGAAAAACTATGAGTGTGATATCACCTATGTCACCAACAGTGAGGTAGGTTTTGACTACCTGCGGGACAATATGGCTACATCAATGGCTGATGTGGTACAACGCCCGTTTAATTATTGTGTGATTGACGAGGTAGACTCGATTTTAGTTGATGAGGCGCGGACACCGCTAATTATTTCTGGGCAGGTAGAAAGACCTACAGAAAAATACTTGCAAGCTGCTGAAATCGCTTCCAGGCTGCAAATAGATGAGCATTACGAGGTAGATGAAAAAGCTCGTAACGTGCTGTTAACTGATGAAGGCTTCGCCGAATCGGAAAATCTTTTGGGTGTTACAGATTTATTTGATCCGGAAGATCCTTGGGCGCATTTCATGTTCAATGCTATTAAAGCTAAGGAACTTTTCCTCAAGGACAAACACTACATTGTTGGGAACAAGGAAGTAGTCATTGTTGATGAATTTACGGGGCGGGTATTACCGGGAAGGCGTTGGAGTGATGGTCTGCACCAAGCTATTGAAGCTAAAGAACACGTAGATATTCAACCGGAAACTCAAACTCTGGCAACAATTACCTATCAAAATTTGTTCTTGCTTTATCCCAAATTAGGTGGGATGACAGGAACGGCAAAAACTGAAGAGCCGGAATTTGAAAAAATCTACAAATTGGAAGTTGCGGTAATTCCTACCAATAGAATCAGAAGACGGCAAGATTGGCCGGATATGGTGTTTAAAACTGAGCCTGGTAAATGGCGCGCGATCGCCGGAGAATGTGCCGAAATGCACGAACTGGGTAGACCAGTCCTCGTAGGAACAACTAGTGTAGAAAAATCCGAATATCTCAGTCAGTTACTCAAGCAGATGGAAATTCCCCACGAACTGCTCAACGCTCGACCAGAAAACGTGGAACGGGAAGCGGAAATTGTCGCCCAAGCCGGACGCAGAGGTGCTTTAACTATTGCTACCAACATGGCTGGTAGGGGTACAGACATCATCCTGGGTGGTAACTCTGAATACATGGCACGTCTGAAGCTGCGGGAATACTTTATGCCGCGAGTTGTCAAGCCAGAAGATGAAGATGTATTTGGTGTGCAAAGAGCGGCTGGTTTGCCCACAGGACACGGTGGTGGTCAAGGTTTTGTTCCTGGTAAGAAAATCAAAACTTGGCGAGCTTCACCGGAAATTTTCCCCACAGAATTGACAAAGGAAACCGAACAGTTATTAAAAGATGCTGTGGAAGTGGCGGTGCGGGAGTATGGTGAACGCAGTTTACCGGAACTGGAAGCAGAAGACAAGGTAGCTGTCGCTGCTGAAAAAGCTCCCATCGATGACCCTGTAATTCTGAGGTTGCGGGAAGCTTACAAGCGTGTTAAAGAAGAATACGAACAATTCACCGAATCAGAACACAATGAAGTGATTGAATTAGGTGGTTTGCACGTAATTGGTACAGAACGCCACGAATCACGGCGAATTGATAACCAATTGCGGGGACGGGCGGGACGACAAGGTGACCCCGGTTCAACACGATTCTTCCTCAGTTTAGAGGATAACTTACTGCGGATATTTGGAGGCGATCGCGTCGCTGGATTAATGAATGCTTTCCAAGTAGAGGAAGATATGCCCATTGAATCGGGGATGCTAACTCGCAGTTTGGAAGGCGCACAGAAAAAAGTCGAAACCTATTACTACGACATCCGTAAACAGGTGTTTGAGTACGACGAGGTAATGAATAACCAACGTCGCGCCATCTACGCCGAACGTCGTCGGGTTTTGGAAGGTCAAGACTTGAAAGAACAGGTAATCAAGTACGCTGAAAAAACAATGGATGAAATCGTTGATTTCTACATCAACCCAGACTTACCCTCGGAAGAGTGGGAGTTAGAAAAGTTGGTAGATAAAGTCAAGGAATTTGTCTATCTGCTAGCGGATATGGAACCAAGTCAGTTAGAGGATATGAGCGTTAGCGAGATTAAGGCTTTTCTCCATGAACAAGTGCGAATTGCCTATGACCTCAAAGAAGCCCAGATTGACCAAATTCAACCGGGACTGATGCGACAGGCTGAAAGGTTCTTTATTTTGCAGCGCATTGATACTCTGTGGCGGGAACACCTGCAACAAATGGATGCTTTGCGCGAATCTGTCGGTTTGCGTGGTTATGGGCAGAAAGACCCGTTGATTGAGTACAAGAGCGAGGGTTATGAACTGTTCTTAGATATGATGGTCAATATCCGCCGCGATGTGGTTTACTCGTTGTTTATGTTCCAGCCTCAGCAATCGGCTCCTGTGACACAGCCATCATCTGAGATGGTTTAA
- a CDS encoding type II toxin-antitoxin system PemK/MazF family toxin: MVVNRFDVFLVNLDPTIGSEIQKTRPCLVISPNEINHHIATVIVAPMTTKGQIHPTRVTCQVQGQNRQIVLDQIRTVDKTRLVKLLGQISVEEQKTVLDILAEMFAE, translated from the coding sequence ATGGTAGTCAATCGATTTGATGTTTTCCTAGTTAATCTTGATCCTACAATTGGTAGTGAAATTCAAAAAACACGTCCTTGTTTAGTAATTTCACCAAACGAGATAAACCACCATATTGCCACCGTAATTGTTGCACCAATGACAACAAAAGGACAAATACACCCAACAAGGGTAACTTGTCAAGTTCAAGGACAAAATAGACAAATTGTACTTGACCAAATTCGCACAGTAGATAAAACTCGATTAGTCAAATTGCTTGGTCAAATTAGTGTAGAAGAACAAAAAACAGTTCTTGACATCTTAGCTGAAATGTTTGCAGAATAA
- a CDS encoding AbrB/MazE/SpoVT family DNA-binding domain-containing protein, producing the protein MGTAIKTRIVKIGNSQGLRIPKTLLEQSGINSEVEIEVHGNHLIIRPVKQARTGWEKAFATMAEKHDDVLLDDIKTTEWDQVEWEW; encoded by the coding sequence ATGGGTACAGCCATTAAAACTCGAATAGTAAAAATCGGTAATTCCCAAGGACTTCGTATACCCAAAACCTTATTAGAACAAAGCGGGATTAACTCAGAAGTAGAAATTGAAGTTCATGGTAATCATCTGATTATTCGCCCAGTTAAACAAGCACGGACGGGTTGGGAAAAAGCATTTGCAACAATGGCAGAAAAACACGATGATGTCCTATTAGATGATATCAAGACAACAGAATGGGATCAGGTTGAATGGGAATGGTAG
- a CDS encoding type II toxin-antitoxin system VapC family toxin, whose amino-acid sequence MNGRYLLDTNIIIALFAGEIAVKNNLGEAEQVFIPAIAVGELCYGARKSGRSKENLERIEEFIANNTVLECNTETSRRYGEIKNHLRLKGRPLPENDIWIAALSMQYNLTLVTRDAHFQEVENLHAVAWA is encoded by the coding sequence ATGAATGGTAGATACTTGCTCGATACGAATATTATTATTGCGTTATTTGCTGGTGAAATAGCAGTTAAAAACAACCTGGGAGAAGCAGAGCAAGTCTTTATACCCGCTATTGCAGTAGGTGAATTGTGTTACGGTGCTAGAAAATCTGGCCGTTCAAAAGAGAATTTAGAACGTATTGAAGAGTTTATTGCTAACAATACTGTACTTGAATGTAATACAGAAACCTCAAGGCGATATGGTGAGATAAAAAACCACCTACGTCTTAAAGGTCGTCCGTTACCTGAAAATGATATTTGGATTGCCGCCCTAAGTATGCAATATAATCTGACTTTAGTCACACGTGATGCTCATTTTCAGGAAGTTGAAAATTTGCACGCAGTTGCTTGGGCATAG
- a CDS encoding adenylate/guanylate cyclase domain-containing protein: MTEITLRLQEGETERTLTVNQNEFTIGRLPECDLYLPFGGVSRKHARLVKTAHGVWTIEDLGSKNGTQVNKNLINHIQELHHGDMIWLGNANLEVMLADPVTNSPNQHSVGTVASEPRTIFHNVKELQQQWIEADSQYGETSNKDKTIARLKDLVDIAKNLCAAASIEEIFSQVQQVVFRYLHSIDRLALLIDVNGCGHLELVNAGTRDITQQKYLAGDSDWISHSICQKVFEEKVAIQTADTHEDERFSGEHSILVKGIRSAMAVPLWDETKVVGVLYADAHLSSSHWANEGEEELSFFSALANLVASSVQRWLLADKLKAEEVIRHRLERYHSPAVVQQLIAVGNLPDGRLAPAESEISVVFADLVGFTAISERLTPTAIAQLLNNLFEEMLQEVFAYGGTLDKYIGDCIMAFFGAPEPQPDHAERATAAAKGMLARLQRLNASGFWQEPLQLRIAINSGKAVVGDVGSSQRVDYTALGAAINLAARMEAVCPPGECVITEVTYFMLSKSSDFHEMGHYRFKGIDRLVKIYQTKTVTSLKIGF; this comes from the coding sequence ATGACTGAAATCACATTACGGCTACAAGAAGGAGAGACCGAAAGAACGTTGACAGTGAATCAAAATGAATTCACCATTGGCCGTTTGCCGGAATGTGACTTGTACTTACCTTTTGGAGGGGTTTCCCGTAAACACGCCCGACTGGTAAAAACTGCTCATGGTGTATGGACTATTGAGGATTTGGGCAGCAAAAATGGGACGCAGGTGAACAAAAATCTGATTAATCATATCCAAGAATTGCATCACGGCGATATGATTTGGCTAGGTAATGCGAATTTGGAAGTAATGCTGGCTGATCCTGTGACAAATTCTCCGAATCAGCATAGTGTAGGAACGGTAGCTTCTGAGCCAAGAACAATTTTTCACAACGTCAAAGAACTACAGCAGCAATGGATAGAAGCTGATAGCCAATATGGGGAAACCAGCAATAAAGACAAAACTATTGCCCGTCTTAAAGACTTGGTAGATATAGCCAAAAATCTCTGTGCAGCAGCATCCATAGAAGAAATTTTCTCTCAAGTGCAGCAAGTTGTTTTTCGTTACCTCCATAGTATTGACCGCTTGGCACTATTAATTGATGTCAATGGTTGCGGTCATCTGGAGTTAGTGAATGCTGGTACTAGAGACATCACACAACAGAAATATCTTGCAGGTGATAGTGACTGGATTAGTCACAGTATCTGCCAAAAAGTATTTGAGGAAAAAGTTGCCATTCAAACTGCTGATACCCATGAGGATGAACGCTTTTCGGGAGAACATAGCATTTTGGTTAAAGGCATTCGTAGTGCTATGGCTGTACCTTTGTGGGATGAAACTAAAGTTGTGGGCGTTCTTTATGCCGATGCTCATCTTTCTTCTTCCCATTGGGCAAATGAAGGAGAGGAAGAACTGAGCTTTTTTTCCGCTTTAGCAAACCTTGTCGCTTCTAGTGTGCAGCGTTGGTTGTTGGCAGATAAATTAAAAGCTGAAGAGGTGATTCGTCATCGATTAGAGCGTTATCATTCTCCAGCCGTTGTCCAGCAATTAATCGCCGTCGGCAATTTACCTGATGGTCGTTTAGCACCCGCAGAAAGCGAAATCAGTGTTGTGTTTGCAGACTTAGTTGGGTTTACGGCAATTTCGGAACGTTTAACACCAACTGCGATCGCGCAATTATTGAATAATTTATTTGAAGAGATGTTGCAAGAAGTGTTTGCCTATGGTGGCACTTTGGATAAATATATTGGCGATTGTATTATGGCATTTTTTGGCGCACCAGAACCCCAACCAGATCATGCCGAGCGCGCCACTGCTGCGGCTAAGGGAATGCTGGCTCGTCTACAACGTCTCAACGCCAGTGGTTTTTGGCAGGAACCTCTACAGTTACGCATTGCCATTAATAGTGGTAAAGCTGTGGTGGGGGATGTTGGTAGTTCTCAAAGGGTAGATTATACCGCATTAGGGGCAGCGATTAATCTGGCAGCTCGCATGGAAGCAGTCTGTCCCCCCGGTGAATGCGTAATCACTGAAGTTACCTATTTCATGCTTTCAAAATCCTCAGACTTTCACGAAATGGGACATTATCGTTTCAAAGGTATTGATAGATTAGTCAAGATTTACCAGACCAAAACAGTAACTTCATTAAAAATAGGTTTTTAG
- a CDS encoding SHOCT domain-containing protein encodes MNKTFHLLMAAALVVNFVTIEPSSAQKKNPTLLVNNTSSMDRAKFKIAQSTTPRIIRLRLADDGVSVGSLLAWGPVGLIQRRSTDWVRLEISGNQLKVIHTTRTTNWLTQFSNWWDHPVRKIAFKPDSCDVDSAKNPGSSNIETQLREIKRLYESQLITQEQYQELQQKIISQVADGSNQSTATAVNCVVSGEDGQIELEDISLLSKGTFQIEYLESDEWRYAAFRVPEKAYE; translated from the coding sequence ATGAATAAGACATTTCACCTTTTAATGGCAGCAGCTTTGGTTGTCAATTTTGTCACAATAGAGCCATCCTCTGCTCAGAAAAAAAATCCTACTTTATTAGTTAATAATACTAGCTCGATGGATAGGGCTAAATTTAAAATAGCACAAAGTACAACTCCACGAATTATTAGGCTTCGTCTAGCAGATGATGGTGTTTCTGTAGGAAGTCTTTTAGCTTGGGGGCCTGTTGGGTTAATCCAAAGAAGATCAACCGATTGGGTGCGTTTAGAAATAAGTGGTAATCAGCTAAAAGTAATACACACAACTAGAACTACTAACTGGTTAACTCAGTTTTCTAATTGGTGGGATCATCCCGTGAGAAAAATTGCTTTCAAACCAGATTCTTGTGACGTAGACAGCGCAAAGAACCCAGGTAGCTCAAATATAGAAACTCAGCTTAGAGAGATTAAAAGACTATATGAATCTCAATTAATCACACAGGAACAGTATCAAGAATTACAGCAAAAAATTATCAGTCAAGTCGCTGATGGCTCAAACCAATCTACGGCGACGGCCGTCAACTGTGTAGTATCAGGCGAAGATGGTCAAATAGAACTAGAAGATATCAGCTTATTAAGTAAAGGAACTTTTCAAATTGAATATTTAGAAAGTGATGAATGGAGATATGCAGCTTTTAGAGTCCCCGAAAAAGCATATGAGTAA